One genomic region from Deinococcus roseus encodes:
- the rnr gene encoding ribonuclease R, producing MPKRKTSADSLSTPETIVPDDNNTPSNPEKPSRASKARGKNPTSSQQDTAVQAQTPAEKKASSNKKPSRNQQGSEVSAEAPQEVSVPARQPVPSTSKAKGKKQPLEAMAPEVQPAEVPLETAPVATDVVAEPVAAQKARPSRKKAGTVPQIEISSAPEAKLQPLNPDILAETPIIPAQEPAMPSEQVAELVVSAPESGAAEIAADIPQSNLPTEDLQAKQEQEKGKKPRSSKKKTAQPTETADPVAAEVQPEPVALDFPVQAADIQTEVPDAAPVLETLLESTVQGASESAPVEPAAPQPKKPRGSKKKTVQPTETVQPTEPVSTGLDVEAAATEDVTSEDVTAEVVAPEPETVEAAAEEPLQAAPQASKTSKSKKGRKSAEPAIEPLTEEPRSALDTTGPVAAQPVVEAAPEAKVTDVTLTEPAPAEVPSRARKSRKKTAPALADQALTQTDTVQVAAPEEVPVAEVQPEAAQEVLAEAPQTTEVIAAEVTPARNHRKTRAAKTEALVSEAAPAEAPAEVAAAVEPVAQPAVQKTSRRKKPSVETPVIAGVIAEEPAVQQVVESATAETLSAPQPRKKGRGKKAAEVPAEATQEPLKLEELQEQSEAAVELLEDAPQPTMLEQSSEDSAFTSPSKPSIPSPQSSPASPDLPAYVYLKRAKEPTSTAPLKAQHPQHSPAEQGSQKPSSQKSRGQQKNQGQQPAPEAAPKLDLNDLSNKDPREVLLDFMKQKRKTWHVRDLERALPRIMKNALGNRRNMESLLEELSEEEKLVRIRRRVYAYPEDSNLVRGRFQSSSSGFGFVIPENGKEDYFIPADATLGAWTGDTVQIKAEEKRKNENSPRGTVVRIVQRGNAQLIGTLEERKGNQVLIPDDTRLAKSIPLLSEGLDSVALGSRIVAELHWPENTREPYARVKEVLGTEITPETETRAVIAQHNLRDEFPIEVDKESEKISTRITKKMLEGRLDLREKNIFTVDGRDAKDFDDAIHIERLENGNFLLGIHIADVSYYVTEGSALDKEAYERATSVYLPGRVLPMLPEKLSNGVCSLVPHKDRLTLSALVEMGPDMDILTYSVTPSVIHSKARLTYDEVQAYSEGVAPLPDHARHLEGDMHLLLKITNKMRQRRLREGSLDFKLSEVKVEVDREGKLELIPIREETARGMIEDLMLLANKVVAQYMIEHHIPALYRVHEDPSDDRWTELRHMLTKMGLQADEKPTPQNYQALLKQVRGTPKETVVNHLLLRSLKQAKYAQHNLGHFGLAFSEYLHFTSPIRRYPDLLVHRMLRKHLQQELSGPEKERIHDKLVGMGDHTSERERSASDAERELTKYYQCLWAQGQLGEVFDGHISSVTSFGFFVSIQNGIEGLVHISSLPDYYIFFEDTMSLKGKNNGQSFQLGDKLQVQISNVNLAARQIDFILWENDMDQKPRARKRGDTPTTNNNRSNKPAPQSAQSHGQNSQGGRKRRVVTLERSKNEYSRPVNVTVQKLYFGDWTVENLRDDEPQQPRRDFRGGGNNRPPQGKNQGRQQGKGQQGQQGQQSRGQDQNRNQGRDQQPRNQEQGRNQPQQERQNRNQPQQERQDQNRNQPQQERQDQNRNQGRDQQPRNQEQGRNQPQQERQNQGRQNQGRPRGESPIPMQKPRPQKPMQLPRDPERGQERNQNKAERPSERAVPQPQQYQPAEPKQTQVKPEAVQQAKPEGTAQKSDAQKRRRRKPKTNGKPTDGSGEE from the coding sequence ATGCCTAAACGCAAAACCAGTGCTGATTCACTCAGCACTCCTGAAACCATTGTGCCAGACGACAACAACACCCCCTCCAATCCGGAAAAACCCTCCAGAGCCAGCAAGGCCAGAGGCAAAAACCCCACATCTTCCCAGCAAGACACCGCCGTTCAGGCACAAACCCCTGCAGAAAAGAAGGCTTCCAGCAACAAAAAACCCTCCAGGAACCAGCAAGGTTCTGAAGTTTCTGCTGAAGCTCCTCAGGAGGTTTCGGTTCCTGCCCGGCAGCCAGTGCCCAGCACCAGCAAGGCAAAAGGCAAAAAACAGCCTCTGGAAGCAATGGCTCCTGAAGTGCAGCCTGCAGAAGTGCCTTTAGAAACTGCACCTGTGGCAACAGACGTGGTTGCAGAACCTGTTGCTGCCCAAAAAGCCCGTCCTTCCCGCAAGAAGGCTGGGACTGTTCCACAGATTGAAATCAGCTCTGCTCCAGAAGCCAAGTTGCAACCCCTCAATCCTGACATCCTGGCAGAAACCCCCATCATTCCTGCCCAGGAACCCGCCATGCCCTCCGAACAGGTGGCTGAACTTGTGGTTTCTGCACCAGAATCCGGTGCTGCAGAAATTGCCGCCGACATTCCCCAGAGCAACCTGCCCACCGAAGACCTGCAAGCCAAACAAGAGCAGGAAAAAGGCAAGAAACCCAGAAGCAGCAAGAAAAAAACCGCGCAACCCACAGAAACCGCAGACCCTGTTGCTGCAGAAGTCCAGCCTGAGCCTGTGGCGCTGGATTTCCCAGTGCAGGCAGCAGACATCCAGACCGAAGTCCCGGATGCAGCCCCTGTGCTGGAGACCCTGTTGGAAAGCACTGTGCAAGGTGCGTCAGAGAGTGCACCCGTAGAACCTGCCGCACCCCAGCCCAAAAAGCCCAGAGGCAGCAAGAAAAAAACCGTGCAACCCACAGAAACCGTGCAACCCACAGAACCTGTGAGCACGGGGCTTGATGTTGAAGCAGCTGCCACAGAAGATGTGACCTCAGAAGATGTGACTGCAGAAGTTGTAGCACCCGAACCTGAGACTGTTGAGGCTGCAGCTGAAGAACCCCTTCAGGCTGCACCCCAGGCCAGCAAAACCAGCAAGTCCAAAAAGGGACGCAAATCCGCTGAACCTGCCATTGAACCCTTGACGGAAGAACCCAGATCTGCTCTGGACACCACTGGTCCTGTTGCTGCACAACCTGTGGTCGAAGCTGCCCCTGAAGCAAAGGTCACCGATGTGACCCTGACGGAACCAGCACCTGCAGAGGTGCCTTCCAGAGCCAGAAAGAGCCGCAAGAAAACTGCACCTGCATTGGCAGACCAGGCCCTGACCCAGACCGACACCGTGCAGGTGGCCGCTCCTGAAGAAGTTCCTGTGGCAGAGGTTCAGCCTGAAGCTGCTCAGGAAGTGCTTGCTGAAGCACCTCAGACCACTGAAGTGATTGCTGCCGAAGTGACCCCAGCCCGCAATCACCGCAAAACCAGAGCCGCCAAAACGGAAGCCCTTGTTTCTGAAGCTGCCCCTGCTGAAGCACCTGCAGAAGTGGCAGCCGCCGTGGAGCCTGTGGCCCAGCCTGCTGTCCAGAAAACCAGCAGGCGCAAAAAGCCCTCTGTTGAAACACCTGTGATTGCAGGTGTGATTGCAGAAGAGCCTGCTGTGCAGCAAGTGGTGGAAAGTGCAACTGCAGAAACCCTGTCTGCCCCCCAGCCTCGCAAAAAAGGCAGAGGGAAAAAAGCTGCAGAAGTGCCAGCAGAAGCCACCCAGGAACCCCTGAAACTGGAAGAGCTGCAGGAGCAGAGCGAAGCTGCAGTTGAATTGCTTGAGGATGCCCCACAACCCACCATGCTGGAACAGAGCAGTGAAGACAGTGCGTTCACCTCTCCCAGCAAACCTTCCATTCCCAGCCCCCAGAGCAGCCCGGCTTCTCCGGATCTGCCTGCTTACGTGTACCTGAAACGGGCCAAGGAACCCACCTCCACAGCGCCCCTCAAGGCACAGCATCCCCAGCACAGTCCTGCTGAACAGGGCAGCCAGAAACCCAGCAGCCAGAAATCCAGAGGGCAGCAAAAAAACCAGGGACAACAGCCAGCCCCTGAAGCTGCACCCAAACTGGACCTGAACGATCTTTCCAACAAAGATCCCAGAGAAGTGCTGCTGGACTTCATGAAGCAGAAACGCAAAACCTGGCATGTGCGTGACCTGGAACGTGCGCTGCCGAGGATCATGAAAAATGCGCTGGGCAACCGCCGCAACATGGAATCCTTGCTGGAAGAACTCAGCGAGGAAGAAAAACTGGTGCGCATCCGCAGGCGGGTTTACGCCTATCCAGAAGACAGCAATCTGGTCCGGGGACGCTTCCAGTCTTCGAGCAGTGGTTTTGGTTTCGTGATCCCGGAAAACGGCAAGGAAGATTACTTCATTCCTGCAGATGCCACCCTGGGTGCATGGACCGGCGACACCGTGCAGATCAAGGCCGAAGAGAAACGCAAGAATGAAAATTCTCCGCGTGGCACAGTGGTGCGCATTGTTCAACGTGGCAATGCCCAGCTGATTGGCACCCTGGAAGAACGCAAAGGCAACCAGGTTTTGATTCCCGATGACACCCGGCTGGCCAAGAGCATTCCGTTGCTCTCCGAAGGGCTGGACAGTGTGGCCCTGGGCTCCAGAATTGTTGCCGAACTGCACTGGCCCGAAAACACCCGTGAACCCTACGCACGGGTCAAGGAAGTGCTGGGCACCGAAATCACCCCGGAAACCGAAACCCGTGCGGTGATCGCGCAGCACAACCTGCGGGATGAATTCCCCATCGAGGTGGACAAAGAATCCGAGAAGATCTCCACCCGCATCACCAAAAAGATGCTGGAAGGCCGCCTGGACCTGCGTGAAAAGAACATCTTCACCGTGGACGGACGGGATGCCAAGGACTTTGACGATGCCATCCACATCGAACGTCTGGAGAACGGCAACTTCCTGCTGGGCATCCACATTGCCGATGTGTCCTACTACGTCACAGAAGGCAGTGCGCTGGACAAAGAGGCCTATGAGCGGGCCACCAGTGTGTATCTGCCAGGTCGTGTCCTGCCCATGCTTCCAGAGAAACTCTCCAATGGGGTGTGCTCCCTGGTTCCCCACAAGGACCGCCTGACCTTGAGTGCGCTGGTGGAGATGGGCCCCGACATGGACATCCTGACCTACAGCGTCACCCCCAGCGTGATTCACTCCAAGGCACGCCTCACCTACGACGAGGTGCAGGCCTACAGTGAAGGGGTTGCTCCCCTGCCCGACCATGCCCGCCACCTGGAAGGCGACATGCACCTGCTGCTGAAGATCACCAACAAGATGCGTCAGCGCCGTCTGCGTGAAGGTTCCCTGGACTTTAAACTCAGCGAAGTCAAGGTCGAGGTGGACAGGGAAGGCAAACTCGAACTGATCCCCATCCGGGAAGAAACCGCACGGGGCATGATCGAGGACCTGATGCTGCTGGCCAACAAGGTCGTGGCCCAGTACATGATCGAACACCACATCCCGGCCCTGTACCGTGTGCACGAGGACCCCAGCGATGACCGCTGGACCGAACTGCGCCACATGCTCACCAAAATGGGTTTGCAAGCCGATGAGAAACCCACCCCTCAGAACTATCAGGCCCTGCTCAAACAGGTGCGTGGAACCCCCAAAGAGACCGTGGTCAATCATCTGCTGCTGCGCTCTCTGAAACAGGCCAAATATGCCCAGCACAACCTGGGGCACTTTGGACTGGCCTTCTCGGAGTACCTGCACTTCACCAGCCCCATCCGCCGTTACCCGGATCTGCTGGTGCACCGCATGCTGCGCAAACACCTGCAGCAGGAGCTCAGTGGACCCGAAAAAGAACGCATCCACGACAAACTCGTTGGCATGGGCGACCACACCAGCGAAAGGGAACGCTCTGCCAGCGATGCCGAACGCGAACTCACCAAGTACTACCAGTGTCTGTGGGCACAGGGGCAACTGGGTGAAGTCTTCGATGGGCACATCAGCAGCGTGACCAGCTTCGGGTTCTTTGTGTCCATTCAGAATGGCATCGAGGGCCTGGTGCACATTTCCAGCCTGCCCGACTACTACATCTTCTTCGAGGACACCATGTCCCTGAAAGGCAAGAACAACGGTCAGAGCTTCCAGCTGGGAGACAAACTGCAGGTGCAGATTTCCAACGTGAACCTGGCAGCCAGACAAATCGATTTCATCCTCTGGGAGAACGACATGGATCAGAAACCCCGCGCCCGCAAGAGGGGCGACACGCCCACCACCAACAACAACCGCAGCAACAAACCCGCGCCCCAGTCTGCCCAGAGCCACGGTCAAAACAGCCAGGGTGGCCGCAAACGCCGGGTGGTGACCCTGGAACGCTCCAAAAACGAGTACTCCCGTCCGGTGAACGTCACGGTGCAGAAACTCTACTTCGGAGACTGGACCGTGGAGAACCTGCGGGACGATGAACCCCAGCAACCCAGACGGGACTTCCGTGGAGGGGGCAACAACAGACCTCCTCAGGGCAAGAACCAGGGCCGTCAGCAGGGCAAAGGTCAGCAGGGTCAGCAGGGTCAGCAATCCAGAGGCCAGGACCAGAACCGCAACCAGGGTCGGGACCAACAGCCCAGAAACCAGGAGCAAGGACGCAACCAGCCCCAGCAGGAACGCCAGAACCGCAACCAACCCCAGCAGGAGCGCCAAGACCAGAACCGCAACCAACCCCAGCAGGAGCGCCAAGACCAGAACCGCAACCAGGGTCGGGACCAACAGCCCAGAAACCAGGAGCAGGGACGCAACCAGCCCCAGCAGGAACGCCAGAATCAGGGTCGGCAGAACCAGGGCCGTCCTCGGGGTGAGTCCCCCATCCCCATGCAGAAGCCCCGTCCCCAGAAGCCCATGCAACTGCCGAGGGATCCTGAACGTGGCCAGGAGCGCAATCAGAACAAAGCCGAGCGCCCTTCTGAACGTGCAGTTCCCCAGCCCCAGCAGTACCAGCCTGCAGAACCCAAACAGACGCAGGTCAAACCTGAAGCGGTGCAACAGGCCAAACCTGAAGGCACTGCCCAGAAAAGCGATGCCCAGAAACGCCGCCGCCGCAAACCCAAAACCAACGGCAAACCCACCGACGGTTCAGGCGAAGAGTAA